A stretch of DNA from Lycium ferocissimum isolate CSIRO_LF1 chromosome 4, AGI_CSIRO_Lferr_CH_V1, whole genome shotgun sequence:
atttttatatgtaaTAATAAATTAAGTTgaaacttttcattttactcTTAATATATAGAATATGATGTAATTTACAAttaatcacacaaatatttattaCTTGTTTTAGTCCACACATTtctaaaaaaattctttcatccTTAAATTTTGTGCTCAGTCAaacaacatcacataaaatgagaTTATTCTTCCACTAGGACTTTTGTAGTGTGGCTTACGGGTAGTCCTATAGTGCCATATAATTTTGACCCAAAGACTCTCAATATGATATCGTCCACTACGAACATTGATCCAAATGTATAAATAAACTGTCATACTATACTATATATCACTATCCCATCTCAAAAGCACTTGCTTTTGGCTCTCACTTCTCTAGAGAAAGAAACGTACATCACTAGACAAAAAGAGCTTAGCAAGATGGCAGTAGCACAATTTAGCCAATTTTGGTTCCATCTCATGATCATCCTCCTCTCCATCTCCATTTCTTATATTTCTGGAGCTGTAAGTCACCCTTCTCTATTCATATAGTAGTGGCCGAGGAGCCTAACTTTAACCTtattcttatatatgtatgtatctaatatgtaccaaaaggaaTAAATAGGCCGTAACCCCTTAAATTTCTTTAGTAAATTTCATTTACATACTCGAACTATGGTATGTTCAATTGAGAGCctgaacatatgataaagtgtttCTATTAGACACTTCCTAGCTgctaaaattttggaaaagtttcTCCGCATGTTTTCAAGCACCCATTACGTAGATAAGTTAATTAACCACTTAAAACACGTCTCCTTCTTTAATTATCCGCATTAGCCTCAGTAATCTGTAAAACCTCAGGTATATTGGATGTTTATGATTAAAGCaggtgacatattttatgtgtcTATATAATGGATGGTTGAGAACACGTAcaaaagctttaaaaaaaaaaaaaattgagtatgAAGTGTCTAATAGAAACACTTTACTATATATTTAGGTGATCCATTGCAACAAATCATAATAGTATGAGTGTCTAAATAATATTTACTGGAAAATTAAAGGGCTATCGATGCATTGAGTCAAATGAATATGAGTACCTATACAAAGAACACCACTTATTCTAAAGTTTGAATCTACCACtatcctttatttatttttttgtaatagCTGATTTGATGGGAAACAAAAATGCAGGAACTAAATTGTGTGTACTCAGCTTACGTTCGGACAGGGCAATTCGCAGGGGCTGGAACTGACTCAAAAATTACCTTAACTCTCTATGATGCTTGTGgtcatggaattagaatcaacaACCTGGAGGCGTGGGGTGGGCTAATGGGCCAAGGTTACGACTACTTTGAAAGGGATAGTTTGGACATGTTTAGTGGACGTGGTCCGTGTTTAAATGGTCCGATCTGCAAAATGAACTTGACTTCTGATGGTACAGGTTCAAGCCATGGATGGTACTGTAACTACGTTGAAGTAACCTCGACAGCAGACCATAAAAGATGTAGCCAACAGTTATTTAAAATGGAACAGTGGCTTAGTGCCAGTACTTTCCCTGATGGGCTAACGGCCACCAGGAATAACTGTAGGCGTATGTCTGATGAGCAACAGTCTGTTTATGATTTTGAATCCAATCCTGTTGTTAATGTAATTTAATTCGTTTATTGGGCTTTAATTAGTGGCAGatctttgaatttctttttcctctttttgttGATTTAATTCTGATGTATAATATGTGACCGTTAAAGCCATTAGGCCAAGGCATGATGTGTACTGTCGGGCGACATTGTGGAAATAACGAATTCGTCcactcttttcctttttgctagtttcATTTCTTGTTTCTTCGATGCATATATACGGCTCACACAGCCGATGTAACTCAATATATCATTGGTGTATACAtagtgtatatatgttgctcaCACATCTAGTTTGGGGCCGATGTAGCCCAATATATCATCGGTGTttaaataatgtatatatacgGCTCACGCATCTAATTCACAGCCGATGTAGCCCACCATATCATTggtgtatatataatgtatttGCTCTGTATATCTATATCTAGACATTACATATACTCTGTACATATAATGTATATACTTTGTATAATCATTTATAAACACATGAAATCAACTTAAATTACAGTGTAAAGATAATGTATCTGTTCTGTATAGTATTATATAGGTTGCTCAACTTCATTTGTA
This window harbors:
- the LOC132051585 gene encoding PLAT domain-containing protein 3-like produces the protein MAVAQFSQFWFHLMIILLSISISYISGAELNCVYSAYVRTGQFAGAGTDSKITLTLYDACGHGIRINNLEAWGGLMGQGYDYFERDSLDMFSGRGPCLNGPICKMNLTSDGTGSSHGWYCNYVEVTSTADHKRCSQQLFKMEQWLSASTFPDGLTATRNNCRRMSDEQQSVYDFESNPVVNVI